The following are encoded in a window of Ciona intestinalis unplaced genomic scaffold, KH HT000162.2, whole genome shotgun sequence genomic DNA:
- the LOC100177320 gene encoding large neutral amino acids transporter small subunit 1-like isoform X1, producing MGIVQAANGKIENFSSSKVFAGSTSDVKKIVLALNAGLWAFSGWNELNYVTDEIKNPSRNLPLAITTSMFIITVLYVCINLAYFTVLDPEMVGSGATAVVFGKLTMGHWSICIPIFVALCCFGGINGSIFTSSRLFYIGACEGHLPSIMGMINTKSLTPTPSIIVIGSLSAVYMVTEDVFLLINYVNFVYFLSMGLAITGLVVLRFQQPRMERPLKLPLIIPITAAFLCFGTGIISFVISPIESGIGLGMVLTSVPVYLLAIKAKKPTCLNKVYGIVTVFLQCITNCVIEEIELPFE from the exons ATGGGAATCGTACAAGCTGCGAACG GGAAAATAGAAAACTTTTCAAGTTCAAAAGTGTTCGCTGGGTCAACCAGCGATGTGAAGAAAATAGTTCTTGCATTAAATGCTGGTTTATGGGCATTCTCTGGGTG GAACGAACTGAACTACGTCACTGACGAAATAAAAAACCCTTCCAG aaatctTCCTTTGGCGATCACCACTTCGATGTTCATAATTACGGTGTTGTACGTTTGTATAAACCTTGCATATTTTACAGTCCTGGATCCTGAAATGGTGGGATCCGGCGCCACAGCAGTG GTCTTCGGCAAGCTTACTATGGGACATTGGAGTATTTGTATTCCAATATTTGTTGCTCTCTGCTGCTTTGGTGGGATAAATGGATCGATATTCACATCTTCTCG ATTATTCTATATCGGGGCATGTGAAGGTCATCTGCCCTCTATCATGGGGATGATCAACACGAAGAGCTTGACCCCAACACCTTCCATAATTGTCATT GGATCATTGAGTGCAGTGTACATGGTAACGGAAGATGTGTTCCTTTTAATAAACTACGtcaattttgtttactttttaagcATGGGACTTGCCATAACTGGTCTCGTAGTATTGAGGTTTCAGCAACCGCGAATGGAACGTCCGCTTAAG TTACCATTGATTATTCCGATCACGGCAGCTTTCCTATGTTTCGGTACTGGCATCATTTCCTTTGTAATTTCACCGATAGAGAGCGGTATAGGTCTGGGAATGGTCCTAACCTCTGTACCAGTGTATTTACTTGCTATAAAAGCAAAGAAACCAACT
- the LOC100177320 gene encoding large neutral amino acids transporter small subunit 1-like isoform X2 produces the protein MGIVQAANGKIENFSSSKVFAGSTSDVKKIVLALNAGLWAFSGWNELNYVTDEIKNPSRNLPLAITTSMFIITVLYVCINLAYFTVLDPEMVGSGATAVVFGKLTMGHWSICIPIFVALCCFGGINGSIFTSSRLFYIGACEGHLPSIMGMINTKSLTPTPSIIVIGSLSAVYMVTEDVFLLINYVNFVYFLSMGLAITGLVVLRFQQPRMERPLKLPLIIPITAAFLCFGTGIISFVISPIESGIGLGMVLTSVPVYLLAIKAKKPTCLNKVYDVLFILEKPLVTYVVLQVS, from the exons ATGGGAATCGTACAAGCTGCGAACG GGAAAATAGAAAACTTTTCAAGTTCAAAAGTGTTCGCTGGGTCAACCAGCGATGTGAAGAAAATAGTTCTTGCATTAAATGCTGGTTTATGGGCATTCTCTGGGTG GAACGAACTGAACTACGTCACTGACGAAATAAAAAACCCTTCCAG aaatctTCCTTTGGCGATCACCACTTCGATGTTCATAATTACGGTGTTGTACGTTTGTATAAACCTTGCATATTTTACAGTCCTGGATCCTGAAATGGTGGGATCCGGCGCCACAGCAGTG GTCTTCGGCAAGCTTACTATGGGACATTGGAGTATTTGTATTCCAATATTTGTTGCTCTCTGCTGCTTTGGTGGGATAAATGGATCGATATTCACATCTTCTCG ATTATTCTATATCGGGGCATGTGAAGGTCATCTGCCCTCTATCATGGGGATGATCAACACGAAGAGCTTGACCCCAACACCTTCCATAATTGTCATT GGATCATTGAGTGCAGTGTACATGGTAACGGAAGATGTGTTCCTTTTAATAAACTACGtcaattttgtttactttttaagcATGGGACTTGCCATAACTGGTCTCGTAGTATTGAGGTTTCAGCAACCGCGAATGGAACGTCCGCTTAAG TTACCATTGATTATTCCGATCACGGCAGCTTTCCTATGTTTCGGTACTGGCATCATTTCCTTTGTAATTTCACCGATAGAGAGCGGTATAGGTCTGGGAATGGTCCTAACCTCTGTACCAGTGTATTTACTTGCTATAAAAGCAAAGAAACCAACT
- the LOC100177320 gene encoding large neutral amino acids transporter small subunit 1-like isoform X3, whose protein sequence is MGIVQAANGKIENFSSSKVFAGSTSDVKKIVLALNAGLWAFSGWNELNYVTDEIKNPSRNLPLAITTSMFIITVLYVCINLAYFTVLDPEMVGSGATAVVFGKLTMGHWSICIPIFVALCCFGGINGSIFTSSRLFYIGACEGHLPSIMGMINTKSLTPTPSIIVIGSLSAVYMVTEDVFLLINYVNFVYFLSMGLAITGLVVLRFQQPRMERPLKLSYVSVLASFPL, encoded by the exons ATGGGAATCGTACAAGCTGCGAACG GGAAAATAGAAAACTTTTCAAGTTCAAAAGTGTTCGCTGGGTCAACCAGCGATGTGAAGAAAATAGTTCTTGCATTAAATGCTGGTTTATGGGCATTCTCTGGGTG GAACGAACTGAACTACGTCACTGACGAAATAAAAAACCCTTCCAG aaatctTCCTTTGGCGATCACCACTTCGATGTTCATAATTACGGTGTTGTACGTTTGTATAAACCTTGCATATTTTACAGTCCTGGATCCTGAAATGGTGGGATCCGGCGCCACAGCAGTG GTCTTCGGCAAGCTTACTATGGGACATTGGAGTATTTGTATTCCAATATTTGTTGCTCTCTGCTGCTTTGGTGGGATAAATGGATCGATATTCACATCTTCTCG ATTATTCTATATCGGGGCATGTGAAGGTCATCTGCCCTCTATCATGGGGATGATCAACACGAAGAGCTTGACCCCAACACCTTCCATAATTGTCATT GGATCATTGAGTGCAGTGTACATGGTAACGGAAGATGTGTTCCTTTTAATAAACTACGtcaattttgtttactttttaagcATGGGACTTGCCATAACTGGTCTCGTAGTATTGAGGTTTCAGCAACCGCGAATGGAACGTCCGCTTAAG CTTTCCTATGTTTCGGTACTGGCATCATTTCCTTTGTAA